A genome region from Macaca nemestrina isolate mMacNem1 chromosome 15, mMacNem.hap1, whole genome shotgun sequence includes the following:
- the LOC139358956 gene encoding DNA dC->dU-editing enzyme APOBEC-3A encodes MDGSPASRPRHLMDPNTFTFNFNNDLSVHGRHQTYLCYEVERLDNGTWVPMDERRGFLCNKAKNLPCGDYGCHVELRFLCEVPSWKLDPAQTYRVTWFISWSPCFRSGCAGQVRAFLQENKHVRLRIFAARIYDYDPLYQEALRTLRDARAQVSIMTYEEFKHCWDTFVDRQGRPFQPWDGLDEHSQALSGRLRAILQNQGN; translated from the exons ATGGACGGCAGCCCAGCATCCAGGCCCAG ACACTTGATGGATCCAAACACGTTCACTTTCAACTTTAACAATGACCTTTCGGTCCATGGACGGCACCAGACCTACTTGTGCTACGAGGTGGAGCGCCTGGACAATGGCACCTGGGTCCCGATGGACGAGCGCAGGGGCTTTCTATGCAACAAG GCTAAGAATCTTCCCTGTGGTGATTACGGCTGCCACGTGGAGCTGCGCTTCCTGTGTGAGGTTCCTTCTTGGAAGTTGGACCCGGCCCAGACATACAGAGTCACTTGGTTCATCTCCTGGAGCCCCTGCTTCAGGAGCGGCTGTGCCGGGCAAGTGCGTGCGTTCCTTCAGGAGAACAAACACGTGAGACTGCGCATCTTCGCTGCCCGCATCTATGATTACGACCCCCTGTATCAGGAGGCACTGCGAACGCTGCGGGATGCTAGGGCCCAAGTCTCCATCATGACCTACGAGG AATTTAAGCACTGCTGGGACACCTTTGTGGACCGCCAGGGACGTCCCTTCCAGCCCTGGGATGGACTAGATGAGCACAGCCAAGCCCTGAGTGGAAGGCTTCGGGCCATTCTCCAG AATCAGGGAAACTGA
- the LOC105464550 gene encoding DNA dC->dU-editing enzyme APOBEC-3B, producing the protein MNPQIRNPMERMYQRTFYYHFENKPILYGRSYTWLCYEVKIRKDPSKLPWYTGVFRGQVYSKPEHHAEMCFLSRFCGNQLPAYKRFQITWFVSWNPCPDCVAKVIEFLAEHPNVTLTISAARLYYYWGRDWQRALCRLRQAGARVKIMDYEEFAYCWENFVYNEDQSFMPWYKFDDNYAFLHRMLKEILRHLMDPDTFTSNFNNDLSVPGRHQTYLCYEVERLDNGTWVPMDQHWGFLCNQAKNLPHGDYGCHVELCFLDQVSSWQLDPAQMYSVTWFISWSPCFSWGCADQVYAFLQENTHVRLHIFVARIYDYDPLYQEALRTLRDAGAQVSIMTYEEFKHCWDTFVDRQGRPFQPWDGLDEHSQALSGRLQAILQNQGN; encoded by the exons ATGAATCCACAGATCAG AAATCCGATGGAGCGGATGTATCAACGCACATTCTACTACCACTTTGAAAATAAACCCATCCTCTATGGTCGGAGCTACACCTGGCTGTGCTACGAAGTGAAAATAAGGAAGGACCCCTCAAAGCTCCCTTGGTACACAGGGGTCTTTCGAGGCCAG GTGTATTCCAAGCCTGAGCACCACGCAGAAATGTGCTTCCTCTCTCGGTTCTGTGGCAACCAGCTGCCTGCTTACAAGCGCTTCCAGATCACCTGGTTTGTATCCTGGAACCCCTGCCCGGACTGTGTGGCGAAGGTGATTGAATTCCTGGCTGAGCACCCTAATGTCACCCTGACCATCTCTGCCGCCCGCCTCTACTACTACTGGGGTAGAGATTGGCAGAGGGCGCTCTGCAGGCTGCGTCAGGCAGGGGCCCGAGTGAAGATCATGGACTATGAAG AATTTGCATACTGCTGGGAAAACTTTGTGTACAATGAAGATCAGTCATTCATGCCTTGGTACAAATTCGATGACAATTATGCATTCCTGCACCGCATGCTAAAGGAGATTCTCAG ACACTTGATGGATCCAGACACgttcacttccaactttaacaatgACCTTTCGGTCCCTGGACGGCACCAGACCTACTTGTGCTACGAGGTGGAGCGCCTGGACAATGGCACCTGGGTCCCGATGGACCAGCACTGGGGATTTCTATGCAACCAG GCTAAGAATCTTCCCCATGGTGATTACGGCTGCCACGTGGAGCTGTGCTTCCTGGACCAGGTTTCTTCTTGGCAGTTGGACCCGGCTCAGATGTACAGTGTCACTTGGTTCATCTCCTGGAGCCCCTGCTTCAGCTGGGGCTGTGCCGACCAAGTGTATGCGTTCCTTCAGGAGAACACACACGTGAGACTGCACATCTTCGTTGCCCGCATCTATGATTACGACCCCCTGTATCAGGAGGCACTGCGAACGCTGCGGGATGCTGGGGCCCAAGTCTCCATCATGACCTACGAGG AATTTAAGCACTGCTGGGACACCTTTGTGGACCGCCAGGGACGTCCCTTCCAGCCCTGGGATGGACTAGATGAGCACAGCCAAGCCCTGAGTGGGAGGCTTCAGGCCATTCTCCAG AATCAGGGAAACTGA